One part of the Raphanus sativus cultivar WK10039 chromosome 7, ASM80110v3, whole genome shotgun sequence genome encodes these proteins:
- the LOC108816739 gene encoding CLAVATA3/ESR (CLE)-related protein 40-like: MAAMRYKGSVFITFIFFSVVLLQCPLAHSSSTSSFFWLAETEYMNAMKKEHEIDVGSANEAEERKVPTGSDPLHHHHTPFASP; encoded by the exons atgGCGGCCATGAGATACAAAGGAAGCGTTTTCATCacattcatcttcttctctgtcGTCCTTCTTCAATGCCCACTTGCTCACTCTTCTTCTACATCAT CGTTCTTTTGGTTAGCAGAAACAGAATATATGAACGCCATGAAAAAG GAGCATGAGATTGATGTTGGATCAGCTAATGAAGCTGAAGAAAGAAAAGTTCCTACTGGATCCGACCCTCTCCATCATCACCACACTCCCTTTGCTTCTCCATAG
- the LOC108817338 gene encoding uncharacterized protein LOC108817338, which yields MANLPPSFPFSMASSSNDRNLSPVEQLVLDICDPDLRENAIRELSKKREIFHDLAPLLWNSFGTTCALLQEITSVYRLLTPPTLTVAQSNRVCNALALFQCVAAHPETKMQFLRAQMPMYLYPFLKTSSTLTPYEYLRLTSLGVIGALVKADDREVISFLLKTEIIPLCLQSMEDGSELSKTVAVFIVQKILLDGDGLIYMCVCADRFYALGQVLDNMVTSLAQAPSPRLLKHIVRCYLRLTDNRRACLALRNCLPDLLSNAAFTSCLYDDPIATQWLQQLHHNIMVIPPPGL from the exons ATGGCTAATCTTCCTCCTTCCTTCCCtttctccatggcttcttctAGCAACGATCGCAACCTCTCTCCCGTGGAGCAGTTGGTGCTCGACATCTGTGACCCTGACCTCAGAGAGAATGCTATTCGCGAGCTGTCCAAG aAAAGAGAGATCTTTCATGATTTGGCTCCGCTGTTGTGGAACTCTTTTGGTACCACTTGTGCTCTTCTTCAG gaGATCACCTCAGTTTACCGTCTCCTGACTCCTCCAACCTTGACTGTTGCTCAGTCCAACAGGGTCTGCAATGCCCTTGCCCTTTTTCAg TGTGTTGCTGCTCATCCTGAAACGAAAATGCAGTTCCTTAGAG CTCAGATGCCCATGTACCTGTATCCTTTCTTGAAGACGTCAAGCACGTTGACACCCTATGAGTACCTGCGTTTGACTAGCTTGGGTGTTATTGGTGCACTCGTCAAG GCTGATGATAGAGAAGTGATCAGTTTCCTTCTCAAAACTGAAATCATCCCATTGTGCCTCCAGTCGATGGAAGATGGCAGCGAGTTGTCAAAGACT gtTGCTGTCTTCATTGTTCAGAAAATTTTGCTGGACGGTGATGGGCTTATTTACATGTGCGTCTGTGCGGATAGGTTCTATGCTTTGGGTCAAGTTTTGGATAATATGGTGACTTCACTTGCACAAGCACCTTCTCCTAGGCTTCTAAAGCACATCGTACGCTGTTATCTTCGCTTGACAGATAACAGAAG GGCCTGCCTTGCACTCAGAAACTGCCTCCCGGATCTTCTTAGCAATGCCGCCTTCACCAGCTGTCTCTAT GATGATCCAATTGCAACGCAGTGGCTGCAGCAACTGCACCACAACATCATGGTTATACCCCCTCCAGGGCTGTAG
- the LOC108817334 gene encoding multiple C2 domain and transmembrane region protein 5 has protein sequence MQKPGQNIDFALKETSPKIGAGALTGDKLSCTYDLVEQMHYLYVQVVKAKELPGKDVTGSCDPFVEVKLGNYKGMTKHFEKKSNPEWKQVFAFSKERIQASILEVVVKDKDFVVDDFIGRIMFDLNEIPKRVPPDSPLAPQWYRLEDRHGRKVKGELMLAVWMGTQADEAFCDAWHSDAATVGPEGVANIRSKVYLSPKLWYVRVNVIEAQDLIPYDKTKFPEVYVKAMIGNQTLRTRISQTKTLNPMWNEDLMFVVAEPFEEPLILAVEDRVAPNKDETLGRCAVPLQHVQRRLDHRPLNSRWFNLEKHIMVDGEKKEIKFASRIHLRIFLEGGYHVLDESTHYSSDLRPTAKQLWKPSIGLLEVGIISAHGLMPMKAKDGKGTTDAYCVAKYGQKWIRTRTIVDSFAPKWNEQYTWEVFDTCTVITFGAFDNGHVPGGSGKDMRIGKVRIRLSTLEADRIYTHSYPLLVFHPSGIKKTGEIQLAVRFTCLSVINMLHMYSQPLLPKMHYIHPLSVLQLDSLRHQAMNIVSARLNRAEPPLRKEIVEYMLDVDSHMWSMRRSKANFFRIMNVLSGLIAVGKWFEQICNWRNPITTVLIHVLFIILVLYPELILPTVFLYLFLIGVWNFRWRPRHPPHMDTRLSHADAVHPDELDEEFDTFPTSRSPEIVRMRYDRLRSIGGRVQTVVGDLATQGERFSSLLSWRDPRATTLFVFFCLVAAIVLYVTPFQVVALLCGIYVLRHPRFRYRLPSVPLNLFRRLPARSDSLL, from the coding sequence ATGCAGAAACCAGGGCAAAACATAGATTTTGCACtgaaggagacttcaccaaagATCGGTGCAGGAGCTTTGACAGGTGACAAACTCTCATGCACTTATGACTTGGTCGAGCAGATGCACTACCTCTACGTCCAGGTCGTGAAAGCCAAAGAGCTACCGGGGAAAGACGTGACCGGTAGCTGCGATCCTTTCGTGGAAGTGAAGCTAGGGAACTACAAAGGCATGACCAAACATTTCGAGAAGAAGTCGAATCCGGAGTGGAAGCAAGTCTTCGCTTTCTCAAAAGAGAGGATCCAAGCATCGATCCTAGAGGTCGTTGTGAAAGACAAAGACTTCGTGGTGGATGATTTCATCGGTCGGATCATGTTCGATCTCAACGAGATACCGAAGCGAGTTCCGCCTGACAGTCCGTTGGCTCCTCAGTGGTACCGGCTGGAGGATAGGCACGGACGTAAGGTCAAAGGAGAGCTTATGTTAGCTGTTTGGATGGGGACGCAAGCCGACGAAGCGTTTTGCGATGCTTGGCACTCGGATGCAGCCACGGTTGGACCCGAAGGCGTGGCTAACATCAGGTCCAAAGTTTATCTCTCGCCGAAGCTTTGGTACGTGAGAGTCAACGTCATCGAGGCGCAAGATTTGATACCTTACGATAAAACCAAGTTCCCTGAGGTCTACGTGAAGGCGATGATCGGGAACCAGACGCTGAGGACTAGGATCTCTCAGACGAAAACGTTGAATCCGATGTGGAACGAAGATCTGATGTTCGTTGTTGCTGAGCCTTTCGAGGAGCCGTTGATACTTGCTGTTGAAGATAGGGTTGCACCGAACAAAGATGAGACGTTAGGCCGTTGCGCGGTCCCTTTGCAGCATGTTCAGAGGAGGCTAGACCACAGGCCGCTCAACTCGAGGTGGTTCAACCTGGAGAAACATATCATGGTGGACggagagaagaaagaaataaaattcgCGAGCAGGATCCATCTGAGGATCTTCCTAGAAGGAGGATACCATGTTCTTGATGAATCGACTCACTACAGCAGCGACCTAAGACCAACGGCTAAACAGCTGTGGAAACCGAGCATAGGCCTGCTCGAGGTAGGGATCATCAGCGCTCACGGATTGATGCCGATGAAGGCGAAAGACGGTAAAGGGACGACGGACGCGTACTGTGTGGCTAAGTACGGTCAGAAATGGATCAGAACGAGGACGATCGTCGACAGTTTCGCGCCAAAGTGGAACGAGCAGTACACGTGGGAAGTGTTCGACACGTGCACCGTCATAACGTTCGGAGCGTTCGACAACGGACACGTGCCGGGGGGAAGCGGGAAAGATATGAGGATAGGGAAAGTGAGGATCCGTCTCTCGACGCTCGAGGCCGACCGTATCTACACGCATTCGTATCCGCTCCTCGTCTTTCACCCTTCGGGGATCAAGAAAACAGGGGAGATACAGTTGGCAGTGAGGTTCACTTGCTTGTCTGTTATCAACATGCTTCACATGTACTCTCAGCCGCTGCTCCCCAAGATGCATTACATCCATCCTTTATCGGTTCTTCAGCTGGACAGTTTGAGACACCAGGCGATGAACATCGTCTCCGCGAGGCTGAACCGAGCAGAGCCGCCGCTTCGCAAAGAGATCGTGGAGTACATGCTGGATGTTGACTCGCATATGTGGAGCATGAGGAGGAGCAAAGCGAACTTCTTCAGGATCATGAACGTTCTGAGCGGTCTCATAGCTGTGGGGAAATGGTTTGAGCAGATATGCAACTGGAGGAACCCGATAACCACGGTTCTGATCCATGTTCTCTTCATCATCTTGGTTCTCTACCCTGAGCTCATCCTACCGACGGTATTCTTGTACCTCTTCTTGATCGGGGTATGGAACTTCCGGTGGAGACCGAGGCACCCGCCGCACATGGACACGCGTCTGTCCCACGCAGACGCTGTCCACCCTGACGAGCTCGACGAAGAGTTCGACACTTTCCCTACCTCCCGGTCCCCTGAGATAGTGCGGATGAGGTACGACCGGCTCAGGAGCATAGGAGGGCGAGTTCAGACAGTGGTGGGCGATCTAGCTACACAGGGAGAGAGGTTTTCATCCCTGCTGAGCTGGAGAGACCCGAGGGCCACCACATTGTTTGTGTTCTTCTGTCTCGTAGCTGCTATTGTGTTGTACGTTACACCGTTTCAGGTTGTGGCGCTGCTCTGTGGGATCTATGTGCTGAGGCATCCAAGGTTCAGGTACAGGCTCCCCTCTGTGCCTCTCAATCTCTTCAGGAGGCTACCTGCAAGATCTGACAGTCTATTATAG